A portion of the Musa acuminata AAA Group cultivar baxijiao chromosome BXJ1-1, Cavendish_Baxijiao_AAA, whole genome shotgun sequence genome contains these proteins:
- the LOC135678604 gene encoding alpha-N-acetylglucosaminidase-like isoform X1 encodes MYLYVSTAQQQDKNRDVIVAFPDVDPSVILIPEIFEERKLVHFSRQLSEREPLKETANSYDQPHLWYSTADVTRALVLFLENGYDVSDSQTFRYDLVDLTRQALAKYANKVFLKIIEGYQLSNLKQVTIYSQHFLDLMKELDMLLSCHDGFLLGPWLESAKRLARDPEQEQQFEWNARTQVTMWFDYTETEASLLRDYGNKY; translated from the exons ATGTATCTATATGTCTCAACCGCTCAACAACAGGACAAAAATCGAGATGTAATTGTTGCATTTCCAGATGTTGATCCATCTGTCATATTGATACCAGAGATATTTGAAGAGAGAAAGCTTGTGCATTTTAGTCGACAATTATCAGAAAGAGAGCCACTGAAGGAAACAGCTAATTCTTATGATCAACCACATTTATGGTATTCAACTGCTGATGTCACACGCGCATTAGTTCTTTTCCTAGAAAATGGGTATGATGTATCAGATAGCCAGACTTTCAG ATATGATCTCGTGGATCTCACCCGTCAGGCATTAGCAAAGTATGCAAACAAAGTATTCTTGAAGATTATAGAAGGGTACCAACTCAGTAATTTAAAACAAGTGACCATATATAGCCAGCACTTTCTTGACCTTATGAAAGAGCTGGACATGCTTTTGTCATGTCATGATGGATTTCTGCTTGGACCCTGGTTGGAAAGTGCCAAACGCCTTGCAAGAGACCCAGAACAGGAGCAACAG TTTGAATGGAATGCAAGGACTCAAGTAACCATGTGGTTTGATTACACTGAGACTGAAGCTAGTTTGCTTCGTGATTATG gaAACAAGTACTAG
- the LOC135678604 gene encoding alpha-N-acetylglucosaminidase-like isoform X2, with product MGMMYQIARLSVSYYSRYDLVDLTRQALAKYANKVFLKIIEGYQLSNLKQVTIYSQHFLDLMKELDMLLSCHDGFLLGPWLESAKRLARDPEQEQQFEWNARTQVTMWFDYTETEASLLRDYGNKY from the exons ATGGGTATGATGTATCAGATAGCCAGACTTTCAG TTTCCTATTATTCCAGATATGATCTCGTGGATCTCACCCGTCAGGCATTAGCAAAGTATGCAAACAAAGTATTCTTGAAGATTATAGAAGGGTACCAACTCAGTAATTTAAAACAAGTGACCATATATAGCCAGCACTTTCTTGACCTTATGAAAGAGCTGGACATGCTTTTGTCATGTCATGATGGATTTCTGCTTGGACCCTGGTTGGAAAGTGCCAAACGCCTTGCAAGAGACCCAGAACAGGAGCAACAG TTTGAATGGAATGCAAGGACTCAAGTAACCATGTGGTTTGATTACACTGAGACTGAAGCTAGTTTGCTTCGTGATTATG gaAACAAGTACTAG